ACGTTGTTTACAGTATTTCCAGGAGAATACTGAAACATGAACATGCACAAAAACACCCGCCTCACACCGCACCACCGCCAAGCCATTTGGCTGGCCTACACGCAGGAAAAGGAAAGCGTCACCTCTCTGGCACGCCGCTACCAAGTCAGCCGCGTCACCATTTACCGCGCCCTTAAAGCCGCAAGGGCCAAGCTGCTCAAACCGCAAACCAGTACCAACAACCGTTTCAAACAGGCAAAGTACGGAATGAAACGCCTGGCCAAGGTAGAACGCAGCATTCAGGAAAAACTCAAAAAGCAGGCCAAACGCTACAATAAATCCTACCCCGGAGAGCTGGTGCATCTCGACACCAAACGGCTGCCGCTGCTCAAAGGGCAGAAAGCCACCGATAAGCGGGATTACCTGTTTGTCGCCATCGACGATTTCTCAAGGGAGCTATACGCCGCCATTTTGCCGGACAAAACCGCAGACAGCGCCGCCAAGTTTCTGACCGAACACCTGATTGATCCCTGCCCATACCTGATTGAGTGCGTTTACTCCGACAACGGTACGGAATACAAAGGCTCGGCCAACCATGCTTTCGGTGTAGCCTGTTACGAGAACGGGATTGGTCAAAAGTTTACCCGGGTTGCCCGTCCGCAGACCAACGGTAAGGCGGAGCGGGTTATCCGTACCCTGATGGAGATGTGGCATGAGAAACAGTCGTTTGAGAGTCCGGAACACCGGTAAAAGGGGTTGTGTTGCTTTGTTAATTTTTATAACACGGTGAAGCCGCACCGAAGTTTGAACGGTGATACGCCGTTTGAGGTCTTGCAGGCTTATTTTTCTCAACCTGTTGTGTAAACAATGCGACGATTTCCTACAATTAAAATATCTACTTCGTCATTCTTACCCTTCCTATGCTGGAATAAACGTAGCGGCATAAGTTTACTGATTTTAATCTGTAATACCTATAAAAAAGGTCGTCTGAAAACAAAAATCCGTTTTCAGACGACCTTTTTCCATTCCAACAATCAAGCCAAGCTGACTTCCAAGTTGTCAATCAGACGCGTCGTTCCCAAGCGGGCGGCGGCGAGGACGACGAGGGCTTTGTCGCCGGTGCGTGCGACGGCGAG
Above is a window of Neisseria mucosa DNA encoding:
- a CDS encoding IS481 family transposase — encoded protein: MNMHKNTRLTPHHRQAIWLAYTQEKESVTSLARRYQVSRVTIYRALKAARAKLLKPQTSTNNRFKQAKYGMKRLAKVERSIQEKLKKQAKRYNKSYPGELVHLDTKRLPLLKGQKATDKRDYLFVAIDDFSRELYAAILPDKTADSAAKFLTEHLIDPCPYLIECVYSDNGTEYKGSANHAFGVACYENGIGQKFTRVARPQTNGKAERVIRTLMEMWHEKQSFESPEHR